A DNA window from Motacilla alba alba isolate MOTALB_02 chromosome 28, Motacilla_alba_V1.0_pri, whole genome shotgun sequence contains the following coding sequences:
- the TIMM13 gene encoding mitochondrial import inner membrane translocase subunit Tim13 — protein sequence MESGFGSDFGSGGGGGGKLDPGLIMEQVKVQIAVANAQELLQRMTDKCFRKCIGKPGGALDNSEQKCIAMCMDRYMDSWNTVSRAYNSRLQRERANM from the exons ATGGAGAGCGGCTTCGGCTCCGACTTCGGCTCcggaggaggcggcgggggGAAGCTGGACCCGGGGCTCATCATGGAGCAGGTGAAGGTGCAGATCGCCGTGGCCAACGCACAGGAGCTCTTGCAG CGGATGACGGACAAGTGCTTTCGGAAGTGCATCGGGAAGCCCGGCGGCGCCCTGGACAACTCCGAGCAG AAGTGCATTGCCATGTGCATGGACCGGTACATGGACTCCTGGAATACAGTTTCGCGAGCCTACAATTCTCGGCTGCAGCGGGAGAGAGCCAACATGTGA